One Chitinophagales bacterium DNA segment encodes these proteins:
- the metG gene encoding methionine--tRNA ligase, producing the protein MKNTPKRYTVTAALPYANGGIHLGHLAGAYIPSDIYVRYRRLRGDDIIFVCGSDEHGVPITLGARKEGITPQQFVDKYHQLMKSSFEQFGISFDIYARTSNKVHHETAQEFFLNLYKKHDFIEETSLQFYDEQEKTFLADRYIQGTCPNCGYEKAYGDQCERCGTSLSPKDLINPISALSGKSPILKETKHWFLPLQNYEGWLCEWILDSHKDDWKANVYGQCKSWLDQGLQPRAMTRDLDWGVKVPLPDAEGKVLYVWFDAPIGYISATKEYFINRETGLMNSENVMSASWEDYWKSPDAKLIHFIGKDNIVFHCIIFPAILHAHGEYIVPDNVPANEFLNLEGDKLSTSRNWAVWLHDYLIDFPGKQDELRYVLTSILPEAKDSDFSWKDYQARINNELVAILGNFVNRTLVLTRNYFESKVPPRHALNALDNECLEQLRSIPQKIADNVEAYRFRDALSELMNLARAGNKYLADNEPWKVINTDRQRVETVLNLSLEITAALAILSQPFLPATSEKILTMLHLGKVKWEDAIGKPLLTAGHQLGEASLLFKKIEDEEIAKQLEKLQSTKQVVAPTVTSNDPSTAESLVEKSIITYDDFAKLELKVGTIEAAEKVKKADKLLQLKINLGTEVRTIVSGIAEHYAPENIIGQQVCVVANLAPKKIKGIESRGMILMAEEENGKLKFVMPSEKIPEGSTIS; encoded by the coding sequence ATGAAAAACACACCCAAACGATATACAGTAACCGCTGCACTGCCCTATGCAAATGGCGGTATTCATCTGGGCCATCTGGCCGGTGCCTACATTCCCTCCGATATCTATGTCCGTTACAGAAGGCTGAGAGGCGATGATATCATTTTCGTTTGCGGATCTGATGAACATGGCGTTCCCATCACATTAGGTGCGCGCAAAGAAGGCATCACACCACAGCAGTTCGTTGATAAGTATCATCAACTGATGAAAAGCAGCTTTGAACAATTTGGAATTTCATTCGATATCTATGCACGCACTTCCAATAAGGTTCACCATGAAACCGCACAGGAATTTTTTCTGAATCTGTATAAGAAGCATGATTTCATCGAAGAAACATCTTTACAGTTTTACGATGAACAGGAAAAAACATTTTTAGCCGATCGTTACATACAGGGCACTTGTCCAAATTGCGGTTATGAAAAAGCGTATGGCGACCAATGCGAACGTTGCGGCACTTCTCTTTCACCGAAAGACCTGATTAATCCCATTTCCGCGCTGAGTGGCAAATCACCCATACTGAAAGAAACCAAACACTGGTTTCTTCCATTGCAAAATTATGAAGGCTGGTTGTGTGAATGGATTTTAGACAGTCACAAAGATGACTGGAAAGCAAATGTGTACGGACAGTGCAAGTCGTGGCTCGACCAGGGTTTGCAGCCGCGTGCCATGACAAGAGATTTGGATTGGGGTGTGAAAGTACCATTGCCTGATGCGGAAGGCAAGGTGTTGTATGTGTGGTTTGATGCGCCGATTGGATACATTTCAGCGACGAAAGAATATTTTATCAATCGGGAAACGGGGCTGATGAACAGTGAAAATGTAATGTCTGCCTCCTGGGAAGATTACTGGAAAAGTCCAGATGCCAAACTCATTCACTTCATTGGTAAAGACAACATAGTCTTTCACTGCATTATTTTTCCGGCAATTCTGCATGCGCATGGTGAATACATTGTTCCCGATAATGTTCCGGCCAATGAATTCCTGAATCTTGAAGGTGATAAACTTTCCACTTCCCGTAACTGGGCAGTCTGGCTGCATGATTATCTTATTGATTTTCCCGGCAAGCAGGATGAATTGCGCTATGTACTCACCTCTATTTTACCGGAAGCTAAGGACAGCGATTTTTCATGGAAAGATTACCAGGCACGCATCAACAACGAGTTGGTGGCGATACTTGGAAATTTTGTGAACCGCACACTGGTACTTACCAGGAACTATTTCGAAAGCAAAGTTCCGCCACGTCATGCATTAAATGCACTAGACAACGAGTGCCTGGAACAACTGCGCAGCATTCCGCAAAAGATTGCAGACAATGTGGAAGCATACCGTTTCCGTGATGCCCTGAGTGAGCTGATGAACCTCGCCCGCGCCGGCAATAAATACCTTGCAGATAATGAACCCTGGAAAGTGATCAATACCGACAGGCAACGCGTGGAAACAGTTCTAAATTTATCACTTGAAATTACGGCAGCACTTGCCATTTTAAGTCAGCCATTTCTTCCTGCCACTTCCGAAAAAATTTTGACAATGCTCCATCTCGGTAAGGTGAAGTGGGAGGATGCAATCGGCAAGCCATTGCTGACAGCAGGACATCAGTTGGGAGAAGCTTCGCTCTTATTTAAGAAGATTGAAGACGAAGAAATTGCAAAGCAACTTGAAAAACTACAGTCGACAAAACAAGTAGTAGCACCAACGGTTACATCAAATGATCCGTCAACAGCGGAATCGCTAGTTGAAAAATCCATTATCACTTACGACGACTTTGCAAAGCTGGAATTGAAAGTGGGTACTATTGAAGCAGCGGAAAAAGTTAAGAAGGCCGACAAACTGCTTCAATTGAAAATCAATCTCGGCACGGAAGTTCGTACGATCGTATCCGGAATAGCAGAACATTATGCGCCAGAAAATATTATTGGTCAGCAAGTATGTGTGGTGGCCAATCTTGCACCGAAAAAAATCAAAGGCATCGAATCCAGAGGCATGATCCTGATGGCAGAAGAAGAAAACGGCAAGCTGAAATTTGTGATGCCTTCAGAGAAAATTCCGGAAGGGAGTACCATCTCCTGA